Proteins encoded within one genomic window of Saccharopolyspora pogona:
- a CDS encoding type VII secretion target: protein MSNVVSVDVEHLQRMSQELRATADELRARILKFQNEAENMRGAYGATPDAVESEREYRETTAQTLEQLMKMHREVVEIADALEDEARHFSDVDATATETADKT from the coding sequence GTGTCCAACGTTGTCAGTGTGGACGTGGAGCACCTGCAGCGCATGAGCCAGGAGCTCCGGGCCACGGCCGACGAATTGAGGGCGCGGATTCTGAAGTTCCAAAACGAGGCGGAGAACATGCGCGGAGCGTACGGCGCGACGCCGGACGCCGTGGAATCCGAACGGGAGTACCGGGAAACCACCGCGCAGACGCTGGAACAGCTCATGAAGATGCACCGCGAAGTCGTGGAGATTGCCGACGCCTTGGAGGACGAGGCCAGGCACTTCTCCGACGTGGACGCCACGGCCACAGAGACGGCCGACAAGACCTGA
- a CDS encoding fatty acyl-AMP ligase — protein MHLEVEPDPNPAPSLGAVTILSAFIDLHERDMDRELFVFVDDDGRDAESMTVRRLAQDAQRVMSLLEGEGVRRGDRALLVYLPSLHFISAFLGCLACGVIPVPVAPPNPLKLAQDTGALAAIATSSGARVVLTHDAYQGTIDAALRARPLPPGAPEMPGIPWLATDSRHGGEVDVVEPRHWYNPADPDEPAFLQYTSGSTGFPKGVIVSHRNIGHELQFLAADLGLGDDAVAVTWVPHFHDLGLISFLLNTIAGHSGRTYVMSPLSFLQRPSVWFDVMSRVRATHTSAPNFAYDLMVRKTTPEQRAEWDLSSVRILGSSGEMVLPQTMERFWNAFLPTGVRTAVFHPGYGMAEHTLSLSMGSGGQLWVDKRELEKGRVEPVEADSTKDAAGFYGSGWVTKADANVRIVDPNTGKPCDTGQVGEIWVDSPTKALGYWGLADETRETFRARVSDGDPREYLRTGDLGFFHNGELFVTGRLKELIIVRGDNYYPQDIEESVRRCHPLIRPGGVAAFSVPSAGSGQGERLIVFVETADGEPATDTAREVTQVVRRTVRDSYGIACDKVVVGAPGLVLKTTSGKVRRAACRTQYLQRLEEQPDA, from the coding sequence ATGCATTTGGAAGTTGAGCCGGACCCGAACCCGGCCCCGAGCCTCGGTGCGGTCACGATTCTGTCGGCGTTCATCGATCTCCACGAGCGTGACATGGACCGCGAGCTCTTCGTCTTCGTCGACGACGACGGCCGCGATGCCGAGTCGATGACGGTGCGCCGGTTGGCTCAAGACGCGCAGCGGGTCATGTCGCTCCTGGAAGGAGAGGGCGTCCGGCGTGGCGACCGGGCGTTGCTGGTGTACCTGCCATCGCTGCATTTCATCAGCGCGTTCCTCGGCTGTCTGGCGTGCGGAGTGATTCCGGTTCCGGTCGCACCGCCAAACCCGCTGAAACTCGCGCAGGACACCGGGGCCTTGGCGGCTATCGCCACCAGCTCCGGCGCGCGTGTCGTGCTCACTCACGATGCCTACCAGGGGACGATCGATGCGGCGTTGAGAGCACGTCCATTGCCGCCCGGAGCGCCCGAAATGCCCGGGATTCCGTGGCTGGCCACCGATTCACGCCACGGCGGCGAGGTGGACGTGGTCGAGCCGCGGCATTGGTACAACCCGGCAGACCCGGACGAGCCGGCCTTCTTGCAGTACACGTCCGGATCGACCGGGTTCCCCAAGGGCGTGATCGTCAGCCACCGCAACATCGGCCACGAGTTGCAGTTCCTGGCAGCGGATTTGGGCCTGGGCGACGACGCGGTCGCGGTCACCTGGGTTCCGCATTTCCACGACCTCGGACTGATCAGCTTCCTGCTGAACACCATCGCGGGGCACTCCGGGCGGACCTACGTGATGTCTCCGCTGAGCTTCCTGCAGCGGCCCTCGGTGTGGTTCGACGTCATGTCCCGGGTGCGCGCCACGCACACCTCGGCGCCGAATTTCGCCTACGACCTGATGGTCCGCAAGACGACTCCGGAGCAGCGCGCCGAATGGGACCTCAGCTCCGTGCGAATTCTCGGTTCCTCCGGAGAAATGGTGCTACCACAGACCATGGAGCGTTTCTGGAACGCTTTCCTACCGACCGGAGTGAGAACTGCGGTGTTCCACCCCGGTTACGGCATGGCCGAGCACACCTTGAGCCTGAGCATGGGCAGCGGTGGTCAGCTGTGGGTGGACAAGCGCGAGTTGGAGAAGGGCCGGGTGGAGCCGGTTGAGGCCGACTCCACCAAGGATGCCGCCGGTTTCTATGGCAGCGGCTGGGTTACCAAGGCGGATGCCAACGTTCGCATCGTCGATCCCAACACCGGCAAACCGTGCGATACCGGGCAGGTGGGGGAGATCTGGGTCGACTCGCCCACGAAGGCCCTTGGGTACTGGGGCCTGGCTGATGAGACCCGCGAGACTTTCCGTGCTCGCGTCTCCGACGGGGACCCACGCGAGTATCTGAGGACGGGTGATCTCGGCTTCTTCCACAATGGAGAGTTGTTCGTTACCGGTCGACTCAAGGAACTGATTATTGTCCGGGGCGATAACTACTATCCGCAGGACATCGAGGAGTCCGTTCGCCGGTGTCATCCGCTGATCCGCCCGGGTGGGGTTGCCGCGTTCTCGGTTCCCTCGGCTGGATCTGGCCAGGGCGAGCGGTTGATCGTCTTCGTGGAAACGGCGGATGGCGAGCCTGCTACCGACACTGCCCGGGAGGTCACCCAGGTGGTCCGTCGCACGGTCCGGGATTCCTACGGAATCGCATGCGACAAGGTGGTCGTGGGCGCACCGGGACTGGTGCTCAAGACGACCAGCGGCAAGGTGCGCCGCGCCGCGTGCCGCACGCAGTACCTTCAGCGTTTAGAGGAGCAGCCCGATGCGTAG
- a CDS encoding FAD-dependent oxidoreductase — MRSELLAPGLRICTGPDDPRLHDVDAGFTALLRKFQTAVTSTGKRLFHGAGACVRGHVEFVDGAGIAVHPFFAAGKRYPLIARYSNGESPDDIAPGTRGVSLLWLDPDGSGEPPFNLTLNTGRALFAGNAAAFVRFLLGNDQDRQDMVRASPRAGELLWEQVRDPVSFMRYHYHSQAPRVHVDATGRPWLARYRLVPAEDSSDCGQHVAGHRLFPPVPPHFLPRSAADRRPPTALRDELVEQVSNGGFGALLQIQLHPVTDSTDGNQAALDPSVVWSAGFHTIARVRFDAVLDTESAKALVFDPAQAPEGLGIALARSPFEAASVNHARALIYRKMHAARTAPVEATVEARGTRDQVTGSRGPLTSTVCVVGAGPSGLTVARELERLGHTVVVLEREPVVGGKAVSIDVDGRAYDLGAHICTPRYERFAELAAEFGVDTEEATATYEYDADRWFRRSPGAAFFRRSEFSRYTRLREQSFSGIATAGLAHSAGSLAQPISEWVVGNDLLGMTDSLGSGYTASGYGYPHDDVPALYFVKHAEMTGLVSLGSRTTGHAGPFTVSGGFGRLWQRVADSLSDVRTGTRITSIERASSGVVVHTDSGPVHADSLVLSVPLDQIVDVLDATADERDIASRVRTIDYYTVLCRISGLPRAGMYLVRSKEAAPPPGHCVAYHNRYADTDVYTCYSYGAHGLDTADIVRRLRADVAAMGGQVTEVLVAGRWPFMPHFRAADLKEGVLDRLERMQGDRQTYHVGSLLGFELIETNVAYAQDLARRYFAAEVAGDSRGQGRRGAPRYQVRSGAELLEWLTRQLAADLGRPVAEIDPQAPLDDYGLDSLTATGLQAELSDWLGFRVPPTLLLEHPTLEAVAHQLVKLMDGEHADTREVERKPVLAVALTPPRPFFCVGGVVGAAHHLQALADDLGPGYPFYGLQAPGYDGGEPALKTVEELADRYLEDIYAVQPRGPYVVGGYSFGGLVAYEIGCRLRRDGAEVAEVVGIDSYLPRGGQTAPVWDERAALEELVAVHRAMSGAQGDALKVDPALTFAQCRELVSRELRITGAAAADRLLDRLLPVFQSNLEANIAYRPQPSDLSMTLLRAVEPFPPVSGEARRPAIPVGDPHNGWASVQMARLRVHEVPGNHFTIIGGADLRGLAATLRKVLDETLLEN, encoded by the coding sequence ATGCGTAGTGAACTTCTGGCCCCGGGGCTGCGGATTTGCACCGGGCCGGATGATCCGCGACTGCACGACGTCGACGCGGGTTTCACCGCACTGCTCCGGAAATTCCAGACCGCGGTGACCTCGACCGGCAAACGCCTCTTCCACGGTGCGGGCGCTTGTGTGCGCGGGCATGTCGAGTTCGTCGACGGCGCCGGGATCGCCGTGCACCCGTTCTTCGCGGCGGGCAAGCGGTACCCGCTGATTGCCAGGTACAGCAACGGTGAATCGCCGGACGACATCGCGCCCGGAACCCGCGGTGTGTCGCTGCTGTGGTTGGATCCCGATGGTTCCGGGGAGCCGCCGTTCAATCTGACGCTGAACACCGGTCGCGCACTTTTCGCCGGCAACGCCGCGGCCTTCGTGCGCTTCCTGCTGGGAAACGATCAGGACCGCCAGGACATGGTGCGGGCCAGCCCGCGTGCCGGGGAACTGCTGTGGGAGCAGGTCCGCGATCCGGTCTCGTTCATGCGGTACCACTACCACTCGCAGGCGCCACGCGTGCACGTGGACGCCACCGGGCGTCCTTGGCTGGCGCGTTACCGGCTCGTACCGGCGGAAGACAGCTCCGACTGCGGACAGCACGTCGCCGGCCATCGCCTTTTCCCGCCCGTGCCACCGCATTTCCTCCCCAGGTCTGCTGCTGATCGGCGACCGCCGACTGCCCTCCGGGATGAGCTCGTCGAGCAGGTTTCGAACGGCGGATTCGGTGCGCTGCTGCAAATCCAGCTGCATCCGGTGACCGACTCCACCGACGGAAATCAGGCCGCGCTCGATCCATCGGTCGTGTGGTCTGCGGGATTCCACACGATCGCGCGAGTGCGGTTCGACGCCGTTCTCGACACCGAGTCGGCGAAAGCCCTGGTGTTCGACCCTGCTCAGGCGCCGGAAGGTCTTGGCATCGCGCTCGCCCGGTCGCCGTTTGAAGCGGCCTCGGTGAACCACGCCCGTGCCCTGATCTACCGGAAAATGCACGCCGCGCGGACGGCGCCGGTTGAGGCCACGGTTGAGGCCAGGGGCACCCGTGACCAAGTAACCGGGTCAAGGGGGCCCCTAACCTCAACAGTTTGTGTCGTCGGTGCGGGCCCAAGCGGGCTTACTGTCGCGCGTGAATTGGAGCGCCTCGGGCACACCGTGGTGGTGTTGGAGCGCGAGCCGGTCGTCGGAGGTAAGGCCGTCTCAATCGACGTCGACGGGCGTGCGTACGATCTGGGCGCCCACATCTGCACACCGCGCTACGAGCGGTTTGCCGAACTGGCGGCAGAATTCGGTGTCGACACTGAAGAAGCCACAGCGACCTACGAATATGACGCCGACCGGTGGTTTCGCAGATCGCCGGGTGCGGCATTCTTCCGGAGGTCGGAGTTCTCCCGGTACACGCGACTGCGGGAACAGTCCTTTTCGGGCATCGCGACGGCCGGTCTGGCGCACTCTGCAGGGTCGTTGGCTCAGCCGATATCGGAATGGGTGGTCGGCAACGATCTCCTGGGTATGACGGATTCGCTCGGATCCGGTTATACCGCCTCGGGATACGGCTATCCGCACGACGATGTCCCTGCGCTGTACTTCGTGAAACATGCCGAGATGACCGGTCTGGTTTCCCTTGGTTCGCGAACCACCGGCCATGCCGGACCCTTCACGGTATCCGGCGGCTTCGGGAGGCTGTGGCAGCGGGTTGCCGACAGTCTTTCCGATGTGCGCACAGGTACGCGCATCACATCGATCGAACGCGCATCCAGCGGCGTCGTCGTGCACACCGATTCCGGTCCTGTACATGCGGATTCGCTCGTCCTGTCCGTTCCGCTCGACCAGATCGTCGACGTGCTCGACGCCACCGCCGACGAGCGGGATATCGCGTCGAGGGTTCGCACGATCGACTACTACACCGTGCTTTGCCGGATTTCCGGACTGCCCAGAGCCGGCATGTATCTCGTGCGCTCCAAGGAGGCGGCACCGCCACCTGGCCACTGCGTCGCCTACCACAACCGGTATGCCGACACGGACGTCTACACCTGCTACTCCTATGGGGCGCACGGCCTGGACACCGCGGACATCGTCCGGCGGCTTCGTGCTGATGTGGCCGCGATGGGTGGTCAGGTTACCGAGGTGCTGGTCGCCGGACGATGGCCGTTCATGCCGCACTTCCGCGCCGCGGATCTCAAGGAAGGTGTTCTCGATCGCCTCGAGCGCATGCAAGGAGACCGGCAGACTTACCACGTCGGGAGTCTCCTGGGTTTCGAGTTGATCGAGACCAATGTGGCTTATGCTCAGGATCTCGCGCGCCGCTACTTCGCAGCTGAAGTGGCCGGCGACAGCCGCGGGCAAGGCCGGCGCGGCGCACCGCGATACCAGGTGCGCTCCGGTGCCGAGCTGCTGGAGTGGCTGACTCGGCAGCTCGCGGCCGATCTCGGCCGTCCCGTGGCCGAGATCGACCCACAGGCCCCACTGGATGACTACGGGCTCGACTCGCTGACGGCCACCGGGCTGCAGGCCGAGCTATCCGACTGGCTGGGCTTCCGCGTCCCGCCAACGCTGTTGCTCGAACATCCCACGCTGGAAGCGGTTGCACACCAACTGGTCAAGCTGATGGACGGTGAGCACGCCGACACACGTGAGGTGGAGCGGAAACCGGTGTTGGCCGTTGCGCTGACTCCGCCACGGCCCTTCTTCTGCGTCGGCGGCGTGGTCGGAGCAGCGCATCACTTGCAGGCGCTCGCCGATGATCTGGGCCCTGGATACCCGTTCTACGGGCTTCAAGCCCCCGGGTATGACGGCGGCGAGCCGGCACTCAAGACCGTCGAGGAACTCGCCGACCGGTACCTCGAGGACATTTACGCGGTCCAGCCGCGTGGTCCCTACGTCGTCGGTGGCTACTCGTTCGGTGGTCTGGTCGCGTACGAGATCGGCTGCCGGTTGCGGCGTGATGGGGCAGAGGTCGCCGAGGTGGTGGGGATCGACAGTTACCTTCCGCGCGGGGGGCAGACCGCCCCGGTTTGGGATGAGCGTGCCGCGCTGGAGGAGCTGGTGGCGGTGCACCGGGCGATGTCGGGAGCCCAAGGGGATGCGTTGAAGGTGGATCCCGCACTGACGTTCGCCCAGTGCCGTGAGCTGGTCAGCAGGGAGCTTCGGATCACGGGCGCGGCAGCGGCCGATCGACTACTCGATCGGTTGTTGCCGGTGTTTCAATCGAATCTGGAGGCCAACATCGCCTACCGGCCTCAGCCGTCTGATCTGTCGATGACGTTGCTTCGCGCTGTCGAACCTTTTCCGCCGGTGTCCGGCGAGGCGCGGCGACCAGCGATACCGGTGGGGGATCCTCACAACGGCTGGGCGTCGGTGCAGATGGCTCGACTGCGCGTGCATGAGGTGCCCGGCAACCACTTCACCATCATCGGCGGGGCTGACCTGCGCGGGCTGGCCGCGACCTTGCGGAAAGTGCTCGACGAGACGCTGCTGGAGAACTGA
- a CDS encoding PfaD family polyunsaturated fatty acid/polyketide biosynthesis protein, whose protein sequence is MKMSSTTAPSAMQPAAQEPLADVVARIREEVRIVATPDNGIGAIVGDPRGRRVLATLPPLYPEWLGDRSFNEVHGTRFPYVAGEMANGIATAELVIAMARADMLGFFGAAGIPVPKVTATVQNLRKALPGRLNWGVNLIHAPQNPAWERHLVDMLLREQVPAVSASAFMDLTPTVVQLAASGLRTDRSGRIVRGTRLFAKISRPEVAEKFIAPAPQRLLDELVVNGRITADEAELAKRVPVAEDITVEADSGGHTDNRPLASLLPRIMELRDALSTRFRHGRNVRIGAAGGLGTPHGVASALAAGAAYVLTGSVNQTCLEAGISGEAKEMLAAADIADVMMAPASDMFELGAKVQVLRKGTMFGPRANQLYQIYRQYRSFDEMPAREAEKLERSVLGATIADIWAETRRYWLERDPDELSRAEADPKHRMALVCRWYLGRSSWWAIHGETTRRADYQLWCGPATGAFNRWAAGSFLADPANRSVVQVARNLLEGAAVVTRAHQLRTYGVPVPATAFRFTPRRLT, encoded by the coding sequence ATGAAGATGTCCTCGACCACGGCCCCCAGCGCCATGCAGCCCGCAGCGCAGGAGCCGCTTGCCGACGTGGTGGCAAGGATTCGTGAAGAAGTTCGGATCGTCGCGACGCCCGACAACGGAATCGGCGCCATCGTCGGCGACCCGCGCGGTCGGCGTGTGCTGGCCACCTTGCCGCCGCTGTACCCGGAATGGCTGGGTGACAGGTCCTTCAACGAGGTTCATGGCACGCGGTTTCCTTATGTCGCGGGCGAAATGGCGAACGGAATCGCAACCGCGGAGCTGGTGATCGCCATGGCACGAGCGGACATGCTCGGCTTCTTCGGCGCCGCCGGTATCCCCGTTCCCAAGGTGACGGCGACGGTGCAGAACCTCCGGAAAGCGTTGCCGGGCCGGCTGAACTGGGGAGTGAACCTCATCCACGCGCCACAGAATCCGGCGTGGGAGAGGCACCTGGTCGACATGCTCCTCCGGGAGCAGGTGCCCGCGGTTTCGGCCTCCGCGTTCATGGATCTGACTCCGACCGTGGTCCAGTTGGCAGCATCCGGACTGCGAACAGACCGCAGTGGCCGGATCGTCCGCGGGACACGGCTGTTCGCGAAGATCTCCCGCCCGGAGGTCGCGGAGAAGTTCATCGCCCCGGCACCGCAGCGCCTGCTGGATGAGCTGGTCGTGAATGGCCGGATCACCGCTGACGAAGCCGAACTCGCCAAGCGCGTCCCCGTGGCCGAGGACATCACCGTGGAAGCCGACAGCGGTGGGCATACCGACAACCGGCCGCTTGCATCGTTGCTGCCCCGGATCATGGAGCTGCGCGATGCGTTGAGCACCCGCTTCCGGCACGGGCGCAACGTTCGGATCGGTGCTGCGGGTGGCCTCGGCACGCCCCACGGTGTCGCGTCGGCCCTTGCCGCCGGAGCGGCCTACGTGCTCACCGGGTCGGTGAACCAGACTTGCCTGGAGGCCGGAATCTCGGGGGAAGCGAAGGAAATGCTCGCGGCAGCCGACATCGCGGACGTGATGATGGCACCAGCCTCAGACATGTTCGAGCTTGGCGCCAAGGTGCAGGTGCTCCGCAAAGGCACCATGTTCGGCCCGCGTGCGAACCAGCTGTACCAGATCTACCGGCAGTATCGGTCGTTCGACGAAATGCCCGCCCGGGAGGCCGAAAAGCTCGAACGTAGTGTGCTGGGCGCCACGATCGCGGACATCTGGGCGGAGACGCGGCGCTACTGGCTGGAGCGGGATCCTGACGAGCTTTCTCGCGCCGAGGCCGATCCGAAACACCGCATGGCGCTGGTATGCCGGTGGTACCTGGGCAGGTCGAGCTGGTGGGCGATCCATGGCGAGACGACGCGCCGCGCCGATTACCAGCTCTGGTGCGGGCCGGCAACGGGAGCGTTCAACCGCTGGGCGGCCGGCAGTTTCCTCGCAGACCCTGCGAACCGCAGTGTCGTGCAGGTCGCCCGCAATCTGCTGGAAGGTGCGGCGGTGGTGACCAGAGCGCACCAGCTGCGCACCTACGGAGTGCCGGTCCCCGCGACCGCTTTCCGCTTCACGCCGCGCAGGCTGACGTAA